The following nucleotide sequence is from Futiania mangrovi.
GGGGCGGAGCTGGCTACAGGGCGAGACGCTCATCACGGGGATCGGCCAGGGGGCCGTCCTCGCCACGCCGCTGCAGCTTGCGACCATGACCGCACGCATCGCCAACGGCGGACTGGCGATCCGGCCACGCCTGTTCCGCGCGGTTGGCGGGCAGGAGCTGGAGGTGCCGCCGCTGCGCCAGATCCCGGTGTCGGACGCGGTCATGCGCGTCGTCCGCGAGGGCATGGATGCGGTGTCGAACGAGCAGGGCGGAACCGCCTATCGCAGCCGCATCGCGCACGAGGGGCTGGAGATTGCCGGGAAGACAGGCACCTCGCAGGTTCGCCGTATCACCAAGGCGGAGCGTGCCCGCGGCGTGACGCGGAACGAGGATCTGCCCTGGAACCGCCGCGACCACGCGCTGTTCGTGGCCTACGCGCCGCGCCACGACCCGCGCTACGCGATCTCGGTGGTGGTCGAGCATGGCAGCAGCGGTTCGGGGGCTGCAGCCCCGGTGGCGCGCGACATCCTGATGGAGACGATCCGGCGCGACCCGATCCTTTCGGCGCGCCTGCGCGAGGATACGGACGTGGAAAGGTCCTGAGGCGATGGCGCTCACCCGCGTTCAGGACGACCGGACGATTGGCGCCCGCCTGCTGGAGGTGAACTGGGGCCTGCTGCTGCTGTTGTGCACCGCCGCCGCCATCGGCACGGCGATGCTGTTTTCGGCGGCGGACGGCAGCTTCTCTCCCTGGGCCGGGCGGCACATCCTGCGTTTCTCGGTGTTCCTGGGCCTGGCGGTCGCGATTGCCGTCATCGACATCCGCTTCTGGATGAAGCTTGCGTATCCGGCCTATCTCGTGGCGCTGGTCCTGCTGATCGGTGTGGAGGTCGCGGGCGTGCGCGGCAAGGGTGCCGAGCGCTGGATAGACCTCGGCGTGCTTCAGCTTCAGCCGTCCGAGATCATGAAGATCGCGCTCGTGATGGCGCTTGCGCGCTATTATCACGGGGTACCCTACGACCGCATCCGCAGCCCGCTGACGCTCGTTGTCCCGGCGCTGATGGTGCTCGCGCCCGTGGCGCTGGTGCTGCGCCAGCCCGATCTCGGCACAGCGCTGCTGCTGGTGTTCGAAGGGACGGCGCTGGTGCTGGCGGCGGGCGCAAGCATCTGGCTTTTCGTTGCTGCCGGTGCAGCCGCGGCGGGCTTCGCACCGATCGCCTGGAGCTACCTGAAGGACTATCAGAAGGACCGGATCCTCACCTTCCTCGATCCCGAGCGCGACCCGATGGGGGCGGGCTATCACATCATCCAGTCGAAGATCGCCTTCGGGTCCGGCGGCGTCTGGGGCCGCGGCTACATGCAGGGGCCGCAGAGCCAGCTCGACTTCCTGCCCGAGAAGCAGACCGACTTCGTCTTCACGATGATCGCGGAGGAACTGGGCATGGTCGGGGGCTTGTGCGTGCTCGCCCTCTATCTGCTGATCGTCGCCTATGCAATCGCGATCGCGCTTCAGGTGCGGCACGTCTTCGGCCGGCTGCTGGCGCTTGGCGTCAGCGTCGTGATGTTCCTCTACGTCTCGATCAACACGGCGATGGTCATGGGGTTGATCCCGGTGGTCGGGGTGCCGCTGCCGCTTATATCCTACGGCGGAACGTCTATGCTCACCGTGATGACGGGTTTCGGTTTGCTCATGAGTGCCTATGTCTGGCGCAACGTCGAGATTCCGAGGTATCAATCTCGCCTGTGAGGCGAACCGGGAGGGACCTTTTCGTGACGGCCGGATGGATGCGCGCGCTGGGGTTTCTTCTGCTGTTCGGGACGACCGGGCTGTTCTGCCTGCGCGCCATCGGCTCCGCGGGATTCTGAACGGGGACAGCGGGGCCATGCCTGAACTCTACACCGGCGACAGGGCGCGCACGCTGGCCAGCAACGCGGTCTGGCTGCACCTGCTGCCCTTGCCCCTGATCTTCGCGGCGCTGGGATCGCTTGCCGGCGGGCGGCTGGGTGAGCTTGCGCTGGAGGTGTGCGGTTTCGTGGGCCTGATGGCGGGCGCGATCCTCGTGCGCCAGGGGCTCGTGCGGGAGCGCGACTACAACCGGCGAACCGTCGCCCGCGCCCCGCGCCTTCCGCGCAAGCTGCTGGGAGCCGCCCTCTACGGCGTGTCCACCGGGGCGGTCGTCCTGGCGACGGGCATGGGCCTGAGCGTGGCCGCGGTGGCGGCATCGGGCGCGGCGCTGGGCGTCGCGTTCGTCTATGGCCTCGATCCGCGCCGAGACAAGGCGGTGCAGGGTGCAGGCGGCGTCACCACGGCGGAGGTCGAGGAGACGGTCAGGACCGCGCTGGCCAAGATCGCGGGCATCGACGCCGCGGCCCGGCAGATCGGCAACATGGAGTTGCGTGCCCGCCTCGGCCGGATCGCGTCGCGTGCCCGGGACATCGTGGGCGTGCTCGAGAGCGACCCGAAGGACATCCGCCGCGCGCGCAAGTTCCTGCATGTCTACCTGGACGGCGCGCGCGATGTCGCCGCCAAGTACGCCGCCACCCATGCGCGTGTCGAGAGCGGGGAACTGGAGGAGAATTTCCGCCGTGTGCTCGAAGGCATGGAAAAGACGTTCGAGGCGCAGCATATGCGGCTTCTGGCTGACGACGTGAACGACCTCGACGTCGACCTCGAGGTGTTGCGGCTGAGGCTCAAGGAGGAAGGCGTCGTCTGACGGGCGGGCCGTCGGGGGGCGGGTAAATGGATCGCGCCTTGTGCGCTGGTAGAGGAGGCTGGGTAGATGGCTGACCGGATCGAAACCGCCGAGACGGAGTTGCGCGACGCGCTGGCTCCGCTGTCCGAGATCAAGGCCGAGATCGTCCCTGCCGAGGCGACGCCGGAAGAGAACGCGCGCATCGCCCAGATCGCCGCGGCCATCGACCTGAGCAACTCCAACGCCATCGTGACCTTCGGGGCAGAGGCGCAGGAGAAGCTGACCGACATCTCCGACCAGATGCTGGGCGACGTGCGGAACAAGGACACCGGGCCCGCGGGCGACGCGATCCGCCGCGTTGTCACCGCGATGCGCGGCTTCGACGTCGAAGGGCTGAAGAACAAGCAGGGCTGGCTTGCCCGGCTGTTCCGCCTCGCCGACCCGCTGGTCCAGTTCGCCCAGAAGTTCGAAGGCGTGCAGAAGCAGATCGATACGATCACGATCGAGCTGGAAGGCCACAAGACCAAGCTGATGAAGGATGTGGTCGCGCTCGACCGGCTCTACGACGCGACGCGCGACTATTACCACGAGCTTGCGCTCTACATTGCGGCGGGCGAGCAGCGGCTGGCCACCCTCGACAAGGAGGAGCTGCCGGCGCTGGAGGCGGCGGCGAAAGCCTCGGGAGAGATGCTGGACGCGCAGAAGGTGCGCGACCTGCGCGCCGCGCGCGACGACCTGGAGCGGCGCGTCCACGACCTGAAGCTGACCCGCCAGGTCACGATGCAGTCCATGCCGTCGATCCGCCTCGTGCAGGAGAACGACAAGGGCCTCATCACCAAGATCAACTCGACCATCGCCAACACGGTCCCGCTGTGGAAGCAGCAGATCGCGCAGGCCCTGACCATCCAGCGCTCGCGCCAGGCGGCGGCGAGCGTGAAGCAGGCGACGGACCTGACGAACGAGCTTCTGACCGCGACGTCGGAGACACTGGGGATCGCCAACCGCGAGGTGCGCACGCAGCTTGAGCGCGGCATCGTCGACATCGAGACGCTGAAGAAGGCGAACGACGCGCTGATCGGCACCATCAACGACGCGCTCAACATCGCCGACGAGGGGCGCAAGAAGCGGGCCGAGGCCGAGACGCAGTTGAAGGTCATGGAAGAGGAACTGAAGCGCACGCTCGCCGCCGCGAAGGCGCGCACGGGAACGGGCAGCTGAGCGGCGCGGCAGCGTACCGGACGGGAGGAACGACATGAGCCTTTGGGACCGCCTGATGGGCGAGTTCATCGACGTCATCGACTGGGTCGATTCGTCGAACGACACGATGGTCTGGCGGTTCGAGCGGCACGGCAACGAGATCAAGTACGGCGCAAAGCTGACCGTACGGGAGGGGCAGACGGCGGTCTTCGTGAACGAGGGCAGGCTAGCCGACGTTTTCCCGCCGGGCATGTATTTGCTCGAGACCAAGAACCTGCCGATCCTCTCGACCATCCTGCACTGGGACCACGGCTTCCAGAGCCCGTTCAAGGCCGAGGTCTATTTCGTCAGCACGCGGCGGTTCACGGACCTCAAGTGGGGCACCAAGAACCCGATCATGTTGCGCGATGCAGAGTTCGGGCCGGTGCGGCTCCGGGCCTTCGGCACCTACGAGGTGCGCGTCGCCGACCCGACCCGCTTCCTGCGGGAGATCGTCGGCACCGACGGCCACTTCACGACGGACGAACTGACCGACCAGCTGCGCAACCTGATCG
It contains:
- the rodA gene encoding rod shape-determining protein RodA: MALTRVQDDRTIGARLLEVNWGLLLLLCTAAAIGTAMLFSAADGSFSPWAGRHILRFSVFLGLAVAIAVIDIRFWMKLAYPAYLVALVLLIGVEVAGVRGKGAERWIDLGVLQLQPSEIMKIALVMALARYYHGVPYDRIRSPLTLVVPALMVLAPVALVLRQPDLGTALLLVFEGTALVLAAGASIWLFVAAGAAAAGFAPIAWSYLKDYQKDRILTFLDPERDPMGAGYHIIQSKIAFGSGGVWGRGYMQGPQSQLDFLPEKQTDFVFTMIAEELGMVGGLCVLALYLLIVAYAIAIALQVRHVFGRLLALGVSVVMFLYVSINTAMVMGLIPVVGVPLPLISYGGTSMLTVMTGFGLLMSAYVWRNVEIPRYQSRL
- a CDS encoding 5-bromo-4-chloroindolyl phosphate hydrolysis family protein — protein: MPELYTGDRARTLASNAVWLHLLPLPLIFAALGSLAGGRLGELALEVCGFVGLMAGAILVRQGLVRERDYNRRTVARAPRLPRKLLGAALYGVSTGAVVLATGMGLSVAAVAASGAALGVAFVYGLDPRRDKAVQGAGGVTTAEVEETVRTALAKIAGIDAAARQIGNMELRARLGRIASRARDIVGVLESDPKDIRRARKFLHVYLDGARDVAAKYAATHARVESGELEENFRRVLEGMEKTFEAQHMRLLADDVNDLDVDLEVLRLRLKEEGVV
- a CDS encoding toxic anion resistance protein, with the protein product MADRIETAETELRDALAPLSEIKAEIVPAEATPEENARIAQIAAAIDLSNSNAIVTFGAEAQEKLTDISDQMLGDVRNKDTGPAGDAIRRVVTAMRGFDVEGLKNKQGWLARLFRLADPLVQFAQKFEGVQKQIDTITIELEGHKTKLMKDVVALDRLYDATRDYYHELALYIAAGEQRLATLDKEELPALEAAAKASGEMLDAQKVRDLRAARDDLERRVHDLKLTRQVTMQSMPSIRLVQENDKGLITKINSTIANTVPLWKQQIAQALTIQRSRQAAASVKQATDLTNELLTATSETLGIANREVRTQLERGIVDIETLKKANDALIGTINDALNIADEGRKKRAEAETQLKVMEEELKRTLAAAKARTGTGS